The sequence below is a genomic window from Bombus affinis isolate iyBomAffi1 chromosome 13, iyBomAffi1.2, whole genome shotgun sequence.
TCTATCGACGTTCTAATAACACGTTTTCGTTAACAACGCGATCCAATTAATCTTTACTTTACTGTATACCTCTGCAAACATTCGCTTAAAGTCCCGTAAAAATATCCAGTTTATGTGTCACTTACTTGACATTGTTTGACAGTCAATTATAATCGGTCGAATCGTATCGTCAAcgatcgtataatgttattcgtaTCAGTGAGTCGACCGAATCGAACTATTGGATATGGTTTGGGAGGAAGAGGAGGTCGAAACCACGTGGCAGGAGGTGTCGACCTTCTACAGATACGGATTGAAGACTATTTCGTGCAGTTCGTACGATTATCCTGAACGTGGACCGGTCTGTTACACCTGGAACTATACGGAAAAGGCAGCAGCGCCAGCAGGATCCGATTTTTCTTCGTTAATTTTTCAGAGTGTTTTCTACATACAAACGACAAAAGGTTTCAGTGTTCCGGAAATTATTCCTAGTCATTAGCTTATTTATTCCTCTTAGGTATACGCTACCTATACACGGGATACTTCAAAAGACAAATATTCTCATTTGTTATTCGCCTTTCGCGTTGTCATAATCTCACCGATTGTTGCGTTTTAGTTGATAAGTAAATTctttgtaaaagaaaaaaaaattcctTTTATTCTCATATATTCCGCTATTCGGTGGTGTATCATTGAATAacacacacgcgcacacacgcacacacagaTTATATGGAGATCGAAGAATCTTAGTCGTTCAATTTGTCACAATTTTTAGAAATTCTTACGACGTTGCTGAAAGGATATTCTTAGAAgagtaaaatttgtattttcacGTTTATAACGTTTTTTAGAGTGTAATATCTCCGTATAGTTAGGCGAATAGTATAGTAGATGGTATTAGACGTAGCAGGGATGATACGTAAACGGAATAAAAATTTTGATAAATCGATAGCACAGCTTTTGTACTTGCAAGATGATATCAAGTTGAATCGTCTACGTAAATGAGATTATCTTTTGTCACGATTCCATTTGTtcgatttatttaaaattcacaTTCCCGTAAATACGAACCACAGAAATGATATTTAATAATCTTCTGATAGGAACACGTAAATAAATGAAAACGTGCTTCGAAGTAAATACGTGTTTCTCTTATTTGTTAAAGATATTTACGTAGAATTTTCGATGAACATTGAATCGTTCGCGAGCATATCGTTTCTCGCCCGATAATCTACATTTTCACATTGCGTTATTAAATCTCTGCTGTTTTGTTACATTTCAGCGGAAGTAAAGATGCCGAGCGGGAACATGGACAAACCGATAATCACAGATAACCGGGATGGCACAGTTTCCATCAGATACGATCCCAAAGAAGAGGGACAGCACGAACTTGCAGTGAAATTCAACGGGGAACATGTTCAAGGTTCGTGGAAATATCAAATTTCTATTGAGAAAATAAAATACGTAGCTGTAGTAAGATGCGATGTAGTGAAGTACATTTTaagaacaatttttctaaacaagtcaatcgaaaatgtaaaataaaattgtttcctTTACAACCTCTTTTCCTAGGAATTGGCTATGCTCTTTACGCTCGAAGAAAAGAGAATACGAGAAGGCAGTTTCGAGCAATTTGTTtcattaacactagaactaccgatagttaacaggaagctatttctaccaaaaccagtgaaaatgactggtcctTAAAAAATAcgtcataataaaataattgttacttTCTTACGGAagaaattccatgttatgtagtacagttTTGGTATTATCAATTCATCCGGGACCATGATCcttaaacgagggttgacaaatttataaaatcgtaGAACAAGTCATTTTCACTGCTGTGATATTTCTGGTGTCAGCATCtggcgatctagcgatcgatccggaactTTCCTGAtatctgatatcatcatatcgaatgacacgcggtaaaaattggaaaaacgagtggcaagttgtagaaaacgaggaaactggttaattggcgttcgataaacagactgcaggacccttttacactttgacaagtattggcataagtagccttgatacagaattattttcagtttgaatacacaaaaagcaaaataaaattcattatataatTCTTTTGGTTATCGTTGCGAGAGTATTACATCATTGTggagaaaaaatataacatgaagtaggaattttaaaataaaattgtaaaaccagtcaacaTAACTGGCGtgtgtggtagttctagcgttaatccATCAATTGTTTCATTTTATGATACACGTGTAGCatctgttatttatatcctcctatttaaaaatatttcactattttatagcagtagtagtagtatttATTGCTGAATCTATACTTTTTGACATTTTCagatataatacataatattattttatgagaATAGAGagtagaaagaaacttttgttatttttcaagtAAAAACTGAGAAATATGTCAAACAAAGTTATTCAAGTAGCATATACTCCAATCACAACACTGACAACTAACTCGAGAAAGAGTGTTAGGGTGTTTTGCCAGATTCAGTGCACGTGGAAGCTTCATTATCTTAATAAACGATATATTTCTTGTGAATTAGGTTCACCATTCAAATTCCACGTGGATTCCTTGGCGAATGGCTATGTGACAGCGTACGGACCAGGCTTGATATACGGTGTTTGCGGTGAACCAGGAAACTTCAGCATTTCCACAAAAGACGTCGGACCTGGCGGTCTTTCCCTATCCATTGAAGGACCTGGCAAAGCTACGATCTCCTGCCACGATAATAAAGACGGCACAATTTCAGTTTCGTATTTACCAACTGATCCAGGAGAATACAAAATCGGCGTGATATTTGGCGGCAAGCACATCCGAGGCAGTCCTTTTTCCGCTAAAATCACAGGTACATGTGGCTCCATTTATTTTACTCGCATCTTCAAAACTTACTTCCGGCTATATATTCATTTCTATCGAACTACAAGAAGTTGTCGGTTGCTTATAAAGATTGAGCTCTTTCGACGAATAAGTATGTTCGAGAAACTGTCTGTTCCTCCGCTGAACAAATAATATCAAtagaatattaaatgaaaatcaaTTTGAGGATTAATAAAAAAGAGCCATCGCAGAGAAGTAACGTAGTACGGTTTAGGAAAAACGTGTGCAATAAAATCTCTGTTGGAATCTGTCGCAGGTGAAGGTCGCAAGAGGAACCAAATCTCGGTGGGTTCGTCGAGCGAGGTGCAATTGCCCGGCAAGATAACAGACTCGGACGTGAAGTCCCTGAACGCTTCCATCACGGCACCGAGCGGTCTCGAGGAGCCATGTTTCCTAAAAATGTTGCCAAACGGTAACATGTGTGTCTCCTTCACCCCTCGAGAAGCCGGCCCTCACACGGTGGCAGTGAAAAAGATGGGCAAGCACGTGCAGAACTCACCTTTCAAGATCGACGTGAAGGATCGTGAAGTGGGCGACGCGAAAAAGGTAAAGGTATCCGGACCAGGTTTGGTAGAAGGTAAAACTCACGTGGAGAACAATTTCTCCATCGACACGAGAAACGCTGGTTTCGGAGGCCTCTCGCTCTCGGTGGAAGGGCCAAGCAAAGCAGAGATTCAATGCAAAGACAACGAAGACGGAACTCTGAACATCTCGTACAAGCCGACAGAACCTGGCTATTACATAATAAACTTGAAATTCGCCGATCATCACGTGGAAGGCTCGCCGTTTACGATAAAAGTCACTGGAGAAGGTAGCAATCGTCAAAGGGAGAAGATCCAGAGACAGAGGGAAGCTGTGCCTATTACGGAAGTTGGCAGCCAGTGCAAGATTACCTTCAAGATACCCGGCATCACGTCGTTTGATCTAACAGCAACAGTCACCTCTCCAGGAGGCGTAACCGAGGATGCCGAGATCAAAGAAGTCGAGGACGGCCTTTATGCAGTCGCATTCGTACCGAAAGAGCTCGGAGTGCACACGGTTTCAGTTCGCTACAAGGACATCCACATCCCTGGATCACCGTTCCAATTTACTGTCGGTCCGTTCAGAGATAGCGGAGCACACAGGGTGCATGCTGGCGGTCCTGGTTTGGAAAGAGGAGAACAGGGTGAACCATGCGAATTTAATATTTGGACCAGAGAGGCTGGAGCTGGTACTCTGGCCGTGTCCGTGGAAGGACCTAGCAAGGCTCAAATTGATTTCAAGGATCGAAAGGACGGCAGCTGTTACGTCAGCTACGTCGTCTCCGAACCTGGTAAGTTGCTATCAGGATTCttgtaattaatataatagTTATAGTTGTTTTTTACTATTGTCGTCAGCGTTATTAGACTACGGATGTTTGTGCATTTATGAGCCACCTGAAAGTGCAAATAGAGTGCATATGCTAAACtagaatatgtatataaaaagtaATACTTGTTGAGATATTTAATAGGTGAAACGAATTTCTACCTAAGTTCCATCCCTTTCtgtgttcataaaaatgtaaatttgcatAGAAATCCGCGGTCTAGTGTCACAGGGGAAATTATGAAACAGACCAAGGTGTCATAATCTCAAATTTTATGATAGATGCATTTCACATATTCTTGGTGGAGAAAAGCAGTGGTCGGTACCACGTGCTTCTTGATATATTGTCAGTTTAAAATATCCTTATTCTTATAGGAAAAATATCTCCATGTGTGTATAggaatatgtgtatatatgaaTCCGGAAAAATAAAAGGTAAAttagatttatgatagtgaaaaGTGTCTGCGAAGTGGATAAAGAAACAATAGAATTCTCAGGTGTCAGCTTGACAGCATTATTAAGTGATGGAAAATGAGGTTCATAGTACACTAATTGCAACATAAATGTTCATAAAACAGTCTACCACTTACTGTCACTTCAGTCATGGATGCCTGCCAACGTCGATAATTCATATTTTAGTTGGTTAATCAATCCGAATGTTATATTGTTCATCTGAAGTACTAAATCGTCATCGAGTCAGCCACACGCAAACCTGCCTGTTAATTAAACCGTTTCAACGTTTACGACTTCCGTTCATGAATCATCCGATGCTTAATATCCaatgtttattatttttgaACAAAATGTCCATTGATATAGATTTTTGGCAAAATCTTAGGAAAGCAATCTGCAATTGGACTAAAACCAAAATTGGTCATTTTGTTTCATAATTACTGcgttttttttacaaaatagtAGTCGTATCTTAAATCTACTACACAAGATCAAGGCAATAAGTCCAATGGAGCTGCCAGGATAACAATGAAAGCAAACACACAATGTGTTACAAAGCAGTGAACTTGCATACCAAGAATACCAGAAATTTGGTTATTTCTAGAACAAGGGGAAAGTAAATGAGACGATTGAGCTGTTTATCCGGATTGTCAATATACGGgataaaattaattgtaaagTAATTCATtgtgtatttaaaaatttgtttaacatTCGATTCAGTCATTGGCCATGGATTTTTTGCAAAGAAACAATTTTATGTAAAGAAAGAATTTATAACACAGGTCGACGAAGAAGAGCGAGTTTGCAACG
It includes:
- the LOC126923579 gene encoding filamin-A isoform X6: MPSGNMDKPIITDNRDGTVSIRYDPKEEGQHELAVKFNGEHVQGSPFKFHVDSLANGYVTAYGPGLIYGVCGEPGNFSISTKDVGPGGLSLSIEGPGKATISCHDNKDGTISVSYLPTDPGEYKIGVIFGGKHIRGSPFSAKITGEGRKRNQISVGSSSEVQLPGKITDSDVKSLNASITAPSGLEEPCFLKMLPNGNMCVSFTPREAGPHTVAVKKMGKHVQNSPFKIDVKDREVGDAKKVKVSGPGLVEGKTHVENNFSIDTRNAGFGGLSLSVEGPSKAEIQCKDNEDGTLNISYKPTEPGYYIINLKFADHHVEGSPFTIKVTGEGSNRQREKIQRQREAVPITEVGSQCKITFKIPGITSFDLTATVTSPGGVTEDAEIKEVEDGLYAVAFVPKELGVHTVSVRYKDIHIPGSPFQFTVGPFRDSGAHRVHAGGPGLERGEQGEPCEFNIWTREAGAGTLAVSVEGPSKAQIDFKDRKDGSCYVSYVVSEPGEYRVGIKFNDQHIPDSPHKLYISPAMGDAHKLEVAQFPESGVQPDKPAIFLVRKNGAKGELDAKIVSPSGIEDDCFIQGIDADTYSVRFMPRENGIHNIHVKFNGVHIQGSPYRIKVGKVDADPAALHAYGNGLKEIKTGQKTDFIIDTCNAGSGVLCITVDGPSKVAMDCTEVEEGYKVRYTPLVPGDYYISIKYDGYHIVGSPFKVPCTGADLAERGAQETSSIVVETVQKISKSKHAGPVLPLFKSDASKVTSKGMGLKKAYLGKQNVFTVNAGDAGNNILYIGVYGPKGPCDEVSMKHIGRNNYNVNYLVRERGEYIVIVKWGDDHIPGSPYKVEV